In one Micromonospora polyrhachis genomic region, the following are encoded:
- a CDS encoding HflX-like GTP-binding protein has product MTTIRTVILVGLFSAKVRDYQNQLDTLDAEVTALGGRVLARFVQRRGVSAGGVRLLASPLSRRFLIGRGKLEQVAAAGKSFDVDAVVFVNELTTYQRRWLSARFGRLVLTLADVARSTSALTVPTQPRRLTPDRTAKPNRHRR; this is encoded by the coding sequence GTGACCACCATCCGCACCGTCATCCTTGTCGGGTTGTTCTCGGCCAAGGTTCGCGACTACCAAAACCAACTCGACACTCTGGACGCCGAGGTCACCGCACTTGGCGGCCGAGTCCTGGCCCGCTTCGTCCAGCGCCGAGGCGTCTCTGCCGGCGGGGTACGGCTGCTGGCCTCACCGCTGTCCCGACGATTTCTCATCGGTCGCGGAAAGCTGGAGCAGGTCGCCGCAGCAGGTAAGTCCTTTGACGTTGACGCAGTCGTGTTCGTCAACGAGCTGACCACGTACCAGCGCAGATGGCTGTCGGCCCGGTTCGGACGCCTGGTTCTCACCCTGGCCGACGTGGCTCGATCAACCTCGGCCCTGACCGTACCGACCCAACCCCGACGCCTCACCCCCGACAGAACGGCAAAGCCAAACCGCCACCGCCGCTAG